In Flammeovirgaceae bacterium, the sequence TTCGTTTCATCACTACCAGGCAGAGGAGCGATTTAACGCTCAAACCGAATTAACTCTGTTTCGGGTGGTGCAGGAATTGGTAAACAACATCATCCGGCACGCCCAAGCGCATAATGTGTCGGTTAACCTCCTGCGCATGAAGGACAAACTACGTTTAACGGTTGAAGATGACGGAATAGGCTTTAAGGAAAACACGGTAAATAATGGTTACGGTTTGATGAATATCCGCAGTCGTTTAGAAGGTGTAAACGGTACGGTTCTTTTCGAACGAAACGGCCATGCCGGCACGCTGGTTACTGTTACCATACCGGTTACTAATTAACTATGGAAAAAGGTACCCTTTACCTGGTAGATGATCATCAATTGGTTATTGATGGCATTATCGCGTTGGTTGAAGGAAGTGGAGAATGGAAAGTAATCGGGTATGCCAATTCGGGTGAGGAAGCCCTCCGGAAAATCCCGATACTGAAGCCGGATATCATTTTAATGGATCTGGAAATGCCCCGGATGAACGGCCTGCAGTGCACCGAAAAACTACTCGCACATAATCCGCAGGCTAAAGTTGTTATCCTAACCTTTCATCAGGAAAAGGCCCTTGTACAGAAGATGGTTAAAATGGGGGTGAGCGGCTACATCATGAAAAATGCACCCCGGCAGGAGTTTCTTACCGGGTTGCAACTGGTTAGGCAGGGTGGTAAATTTTATTCCAGCCAACTTACCGAATCCATGCTCGAAGTAAACCCGCTCGCAGTCCGCAAGGAGTCGAACATAAAATTACTTGCTCTACTCAGTCAGCGCGAGCGCGAGGTACTGAAACTGATAGCCGAGGGTATATCCAGCAAATCGATAGCTGAAAAATTAAACCTCTCGCCCGCAACAGTAGAAACCCACCGTAAAAACCTGTTGAAGAAACTCAATGCCCGCAATTCGGCCGCACTCATCCGCATGGCCCTGACAGAAGGTCTGCTCGACTGAGTTTACCGGAATTCCGGTAGCATAATCCTTATTTTCAGGTAATGCCCCGGGAGCAGGGTTAGAAGAAATTGGCTTTGAAAATTTAAACCTCAAAGCCATGAAAAAAATTCTTCTCCTTTGGGTGCTCTGTTCCCCGGTGTGGGCACAGAACACCATCCAACCCAAGTACACATACACGTTGCCAAACAAATGGGAAACCTGGACGCTTGCTCCCGGTGGTATTTTATTGGTCGGTCATTCAAAAGGCTTTACCGCCATTGAAGCACACAACAACCAGTTGTTGTACGATTACACCGAGTTAGGCAAGATCAAACTCAACGAAATGGATTTGATTGAAGGGTTGCCCTGGGTTATGCTTAAAAATACAGCGGTTGGTAAAATGCCATCCTATGTGCTGCTGGACTACTTTACCGGCAAACCGGTTTTTGAAAGCCAGAAAAATGATTGGACGGGACCGGCAGGCTACTATTTTGTTGCCGATGAAGCGAAAATGGTGATCTGGGGAGCAAACAATAAACTAAAATCAGCTACCTGCATTGGTATGTATGATTTGGGTTCGAACAAAGAACTGGCGCTCATTGACCTGAAAGACAAAAAGCTAACCGGTGGCGGTCTTCCGGTAAGTATGGTGGTGGAAGACGATCGGTTTATTATGACCACCACCAAGAGTGTAGTGGTTGTGAATCTGCGCACCAACAAGATAGAGTGGTTCACCACCAAACTCAATAATTCAAACGGTACATTGAAATACCTGTTTGATGAAGAGAACCAGGTAGTTTATGCGTATGGCCCTTATTTGAAGGCCAAGATTTACAAAATCAATGCAAAAGACGGCTCGCTGATGTGGGCCAAGCCGATTAGTCTGGACGGGGCCGTGAAGCGCATTGAAATTCTGAAAGAAGGATTATGGGTGTATGCAGAAGAAGAAAAATCGTTTGAAGTAAACCTGTTTGATCCGGGCACCGCGCAAAAACTGTGGAAGAAGCCTTATAGCGATAAGGGAGGCATCCGCGAATTTATCTTCCAGCCCGAAGGCGTGGTGTTTGGTACTTCTACCGGAGAGGTAAACACCTTGCTACACACCGGTGCACTGAAACTGAGCAAAAATATTGATACGGGTGCGCCTTACCGGATATTTGCCCTTAACCCGGATGGTACCCTGTTTTATCTCAGCGGTGTTAAAATGGGGGTGGTTAACCTGCAGGATGGCGGGTTTGCGAAGGAGCCGGCCAAGTTCAGAAAAGTAGAACAACTGATAACTGGGGTTGATCGTGAAAATAACCGGTTCGTAGTAAGCACGGGCAACGAGTTGTTTTTCATTACGCGTGACGCCACCTCCCAAAAAGTATGCGACATCGCTTTTAAAGGCGATGAAAATCCTTCAAAAATTGAATTCCGTGAAGCAGGTATTCTCCTGTCAGCCAACCAGAATGCCATGCTGGTTGATTACGATGGTAATGTAAAGTACAGCGTGTTTTACAAAGCCCCCGGCACCAGCATTGCCGGTAAGTTGCTGGCCGGTGCTGTACTGGCCGCCAGCGTGGCGGCCGGTACTGCTAATGCCGCCAAAGCAGGGATGATGCAGGGTGCTTCACCGTTTTATGTGGAAGACGAAGAAGCTCGTGCATCAAATAATGCCAAATCATTCTCCGGGATGGCCGGCAGCGCAGCCGCTATTATGAAACAGCGTTTCAGCGCCACAGCGGCTACCAAAAACAGCCTCTATATCCAAACTTCACTGGATGAGGGTGTGGGCCTTATCAGACTCAATAAAGATACCGGTAAGCCGGATGGCCAGATTATTACCAAAGACAAAAAACCTGAATACCTGGTGGATGAAGATTTTGGTGCGTTCTTCTTTCTGAAGTCGGACAACACCATCATTGGTTACGACTTACGGCAATAAAACGCGTACAAAGCCCTTACCAGCCAGTCTCCGGGGCAACAGGGCTTTGAGGCTAAGCTGTTACCGGAGTTACGCCCTCCCCGCAAGGGGAGGGTTTTGTTTAGTTCAGTTTTTAGTTTTCAACCTTGAGTTGACTGGAAGTATCAACTCACTAACTTTTTATACTTAATCCGGTGGGGCTGGTCATCGCCAAGGCGTTTTTTCTTGTTCTCTTCATATTCGCTAAAAGTTCCCTCAAACCAATATACCTGCGAGTCGCCCTCAAAAGCGAGGATGTGCGTGCACACGCGGTCTAAAAACCAGCGGTCGTGCGAAATGATTACGGCACAACCTGCGAAATTTTCAAGGGCTTCTTCCAATGCGCGCAGCGTGTTTACGTCAAGGTCGTTGGTGGGTTCATCCAGCAGCAGCAGGTTGCCACCTTGTTTGAGCGCAATGGCCAGGTGTACGCGGTTGCGCATACCGCCCGAAAGCTCTTTGATTTTGCGTTGCTGGTCGGTGCCGTTAAAATTAAACTTGCCTACATAGGCGCGCGAGTTCATTTCTTTACCACCCAGCATAATAATATCGTTGCCACCACTGATGGCCTGCCAAACGGTTTCATCGGGTTTCAGGTCATCATGTTCCTGGTCAACATAAGCTATCTGTACGGTTTCGCCCACTTCAAAAGTTCCGGCATCGGGTTTTTCTTTTCCGATGATCATTTTAAACAGCGTGGTTTTACCGGCACCGTTCGGACCGATAATACCGACAATGCCGGCCGGTGGTAACGAGAAAGTGAGGTTCTCCATCAGCAGCTTATCGCCAAATGCTTTGGAAACATTTTTTGCCTCGATAACCTTGTTACCGAGCCGCGGGCCGGGCGGAATGTAAAGTTCCAGTTTCTCTTCGCGTTCTTTTACTTCCTGGGTCAACAGTTTTTCGTATGCATTTAAACGTGCTTTGCCTTTGGCATGACGGCCTTTTGGACTCATCCGCACCCACTCCAATTCCCGCTCAAGTGCTTTTTGTCGTTTTGATTCGGTTTTTTCTTCCTGGGCCAGGCGCTTTTGCTTTTGCTCAAGCCATGATGAATAATTTCCTTTCCATGGAATGCCCTCACCGCGGTCGAGTTCCAGAATCCAGCCGGCCACATTGTCCAAAAAGTAGCGGTCGTGGGTAACGGCAATAACCGTTCCTTTGTATTGCTTCAGGTGTTGCTCCAGCCAGAGTACCGATTCGGCATCGAGGTGGTTGGTAGGTTCGTCCAGCAGCAGTACATCGGGCTCTTGCAAGAGTAGCCGACATAAAGCAACCCTTCGTTTTTCGCCTCCCGATAAAAATTCAATTTTTGCATCCGGAGGCGGGCAGCGTAGGGCATCCATGGCGCGTTCCAGCTTGTGGTCAAGTTCCCAGGCGCCTATGGCATCCAGTTTTTCCTGAATTTCACCCTGCCGGGTGATGAGTTTTTCCATGGCGTCAGGGTCCTCCATCACGGCCGGGTCGGCAAATTTTTCGTTCACGGCTTCAAACTCTTTCAATAAAGCTACTGTATCCTTTACACCTTCTTCAACAATTTCGCGAACGGTTTTTGATTTGTCGAGTTTAGGTTCCTGCTCCAGCAAGCCAACCGAAAAGGAAAGGTCAGATACAACTTCGCCCTGAAATTCCTTATCCACACCGGCTATAATCCGCAGCAGCGATGACTTGCCTGATCCGTTCAATCCGAGTACACCGATTTTGGCACCATAAAAGAAAGACAGGTAGATGTCTTTAAGTACCTGTTTATTGGGCGGGTAAATTTTGTTTACGCCCGCCATCGAGAAAATTATTTTTTCG encodes:
- a CDS encoding response regulator transcription factor, producing MEKGTLYLVDDHQLVIDGIIALVEGSGEWKVIGYANSGEEALRKIPILKPDIILMDLEMPRMNGLQCTEKLLAHNPQAKVVILTFHQEKALVQKMVKMGVSGYIMKNAPRQEFLTGLQLVRQGGKFYSSQLTESMLEVNPLAVRKESNIKLLALLSQREREVLKLIAEGISSKSIAEKLNLSPATVETHRKNLLKKLNARNSAALIRMALTEGLLD
- the ettA gene encoding energy-dependent translational throttle protein EttA; this encodes MADEKIIFSMAGVNKIYPPNKQVLKDIYLSFFYGAKIGVLGLNGSGKSSLLRIIAGVDKEFQGEVVSDLSFSVGLLEQEPKLDKSKTVREIVEEGVKDTVALLKEFEAVNEKFADPAVMEDPDAMEKLITRQGEIQEKLDAIGAWELDHKLERAMDALRCPPPDAKIEFLSGGEKRRVALCRLLLQEPDVLLLDEPTNHLDAESVLWLEQHLKQYKGTVIAVTHDRYFLDNVAGWILELDRGEGIPWKGNYSSWLEQKQKRLAQEEKTESKRQKALERELEWVRMSPKGRHAKGKARLNAYEKLLTQEVKEREEKLELYIPPGPRLGNKVIEAKNVSKAFGDKLLMENLTFSLPPAGIVGIIGPNGAGKTTLFKMIIGKEKPDAGTFEVGETVQIAYVDQEHDDLKPDETVWQAISGGNDIIMLGGKEMNSRAYVGKFNFNGTDQQRKIKELSGGMRNRVHLAIALKQGGNLLLLDEPTNDLDVNTLRALEEALENFAGCAVIISHDRWFLDRVCTHILAFEGDSQVYWFEGTFSEYEENKKKRLGDDQPHRIKYKKLVS